Proteins from a single region of Echeneis naucrates chromosome 14, fEcheNa1.1, whole genome shotgun sequence:
- the cenpv gene encoding centromere protein V: MDLVKHTGGCHCGAVRFQVWSSPDLHVFHCNCSICTKKQNHHFIVPKNAFTLLQGLDNLTTYTFNTHVAQHTFCKTCGVQSFYTPRSNPDGYGVAPHCLDPGTVRSVTVENFCGDKWEESMQAHRNIRDMSRHASDTAHNKNTDTVAQE; the protein is encoded by the exons ATGGATCTTGTGAAACATACAGGTGGCTGCCACTGTGGAGCTGTTAGATTCCAAGTTTGGAGCTCCCCAGACCTTCATGTTTTCCACTGCAA tTGTAGcatttgcacaaaaaaacaaaaccaccatTTCATTGTTCCAAAAAATGCCTTCACGCTCTTACAG GGGTTGGATAATCTGACTACCTACACATTTAACACCCATGTTGCTCAACACACCTTCTGTAAAACCTGTGGCGTTCAAAGTTTCTACACACCACGCTCCAACCCCGATGGATATG GTGTTGCTCCACACTGTTTGGACCCAGGTACTGTGCGCAGTGTCACAGTGGAGAACTTCTGTGGGGACAAGTGGGAAGAAAGCATGCAAGCTCACAGGAACATCAGAGACATGTCTCGACATGCATCTGACACAgctcacaataaaaacactgacactgtgGCACAAGAATAA